The proteins below are encoded in one region of Peribacillus muralis:
- a CDS encoding aminopeptidase, whose product MSDFQTNLEKYAELAVKVGVNIQQDQTLVVNTTLEGAELVRLIVKKAYESGARNVIVNWNDDIVSRTKFEMAPDEVFNEYPKWRAEETIELAENGAAYLSVISSSPDLLKGVQPERIANFQKASGTALKKWRQYMQSDKVSWSIVAVPSEAWAAKVFPEEAEDTRVAKLWEAIFKAVRVDVKDPVAAWKSHDDTLHEKVDYLNEKHYQKLHYTAPGTDLTIELPDKHLWVGAGSVNQHGHEFMANMPTEEVFTVPLKTGVNGTVSSTKPLSYSGNIIDKFTVTFKEGRIVEVQAEEGEEILKQLVATDEGSHYLGEVALVPFNSPISQSNVLFFNTLFDENASNHLAIGSSYAFCIEGGKSMSQEELAENGLNESLTHVDFMIGSQHMNIDGIKQDGTSEPVFRNGDWAF is encoded by the coding sequence ATGAGTGATTTTCAAACGAATTTAGAAAAATATGCTGAACTTGCCGTTAAGGTAGGCGTTAATATCCAACAAGATCAAACGCTGGTCGTAAACACGACGTTAGAAGGAGCGGAACTTGTTCGTCTCATCGTAAAAAAAGCATATGAAAGCGGTGCCCGCAATGTCATCGTTAATTGGAATGATGATATCGTTTCACGCACCAAATTTGAAATGGCGCCGGATGAGGTTTTCAACGAGTATCCGAAGTGGCGGGCAGAAGAAACGATAGAACTTGCCGAAAACGGGGCTGCCTATCTTTCCGTCATCTCTTCAAGTCCGGACTTATTGAAAGGTGTACAGCCTGAGAGGATTGCCAACTTCCAAAAAGCATCCGGGACTGCCTTGAAAAAGTGGCGCCAATATATGCAATCAGATAAAGTAAGCTGGTCAATAGTCGCCGTCCCTTCTGAGGCTTGGGCTGCCAAAGTATTTCCGGAAGAAGCGGAAGATACGCGCGTCGCCAAGCTGTGGGAAGCCATCTTCAAAGCCGTTCGCGTGGATGTGAAAGACCCTGTAGCTGCCTGGAAAAGCCACGATGACACCCTGCATGAAAAGGTGGATTACCTGAATGAAAAGCATTACCAAAAATTGCATTACACAGCTCCTGGCACCGACTTGACCATCGAGCTACCTGACAAGCACCTTTGGGTCGGCGCAGGAAGCGTCAATCAGCACGGGCATGAGTTCATGGCTAACATGCCTACCGAAGAAGTTTTTACCGTCCCATTAAAAACAGGTGTTAACGGCACGGTTTCGAGCACGAAACCGCTTAGTTACAGCGGTAATATCATCGATAAATTCACCGTGACTTTTAAAGAAGGACGAATCGTCGAAGTACAAGCCGAAGAAGGGGAAGAAATCCTAAAGCAATTGGTTGCAACGGATGAAGGTTCACACTATTTAGGTGAAGTGGCACTTGTTCCATTCAACTCACCTATCTCCCAATCCAATGTTTTATTCTTCAATACCCTTTTTGATGAAAACGCATCGAACCATCTCGCCATCGGCAGCTCCTACGCTTTCTGTATTGAAGGCGGGAAAAGCATGAGCCAAGAAGAGCTTGCCGAAAATGGCTTGAATGAAAGCCTTACACACGTTGATTTCATGATTGGCTCACAGCACATGAACATCGACGGCATCAAACAGGACGGCACCTCCGAACCTGTCTTCCGTAATGGGGATTGGGCGTTTTAA
- a CDS encoding aldehyde dehydrogenase family protein, producing the protein MTNLTLEVSGKLQKFLTGPKKLYINGQFVESASKKTFSTPNPATGQKLADVYEADKEDIDLAVKAARKAFDEGPWSRMSAAARSRLMYKLADLMEENKTELAQLETLDNGKPISETTNADIPLAIEHMRYFAGWSTKIVGQTIPVSGNYFNYTKHEPVGVVGQIIPWNFPLLMAMWKLGAALATGCTVILKPAEQTPLSALYLAELFAEAGFPDGVVNIVPGFGETAGQALVDHPQVNKIAFTGSTEVGKLIMRSASYSLKRVTLELGGKSPNIILPDADFSKAIPGALNGVMFNQGQVCCAGSRVYIQKKHYDNVVADMASHAKNIKQGAGLDPNTQIGPLVSAEQQNRVMGYIEKGKNEGAEVLVGGNKPGEQGYFVSPTIFAGVEEDMTIAKEEIFGPVIAAMPYEDLDDVINRANASEYGLAAGLWTSDLANAHYVAGKLRAGTVWVNCYNAFDAASPFGGYKQSGIGREMGSYALENYSEVKSVWINLSK; encoded by the coding sequence ATGACAAATCTAACGTTAGAAGTAAGTGGAAAGCTGCAAAAATTTTTAACAGGGCCAAAAAAGCTCTATATTAATGGTCAGTTCGTGGAAAGTGCTTCAAAAAAAACCTTCTCCACGCCAAATCCCGCCACAGGACAAAAACTTGCCGATGTATATGAAGCAGATAAAGAAGACATTGATTTAGCCGTTAAAGCTGCACGCAAGGCATTCGACGAAGGTCCATGGTCAAGGATGAGCGCAGCCGCCCGCAGCAGGCTTATGTATAAACTAGCAGATTTAATGGAAGAAAATAAAACCGAGCTCGCTCAATTGGAAACATTGGATAATGGAAAGCCAATCAGTGAAACGACCAATGCCGACATTCCTTTAGCGATTGAACATATGAGATATTTCGCCGGCTGGTCCACCAAGATTGTCGGACAGACCATTCCCGTAAGCGGAAACTACTTTAATTACACGAAACATGAGCCCGTCGGTGTTGTCGGCCAAATCATCCCTTGGAACTTCCCGCTTCTGATGGCCATGTGGAAGCTTGGAGCGGCACTGGCTACAGGCTGTACGGTCATTTTGAAGCCAGCGGAGCAAACGCCTCTTTCCGCCCTTTACTTGGCTGAATTATTCGCAGAAGCGGGCTTCCCGGATGGCGTCGTCAATATCGTTCCTGGTTTTGGCGAAACGGCTGGACAAGCACTTGTCGACCATCCTCAAGTAAACAAAATTGCCTTTACCGGATCTACCGAAGTCGGTAAATTGATCATGCGTTCCGCTTCCTATTCGTTGAAACGGGTCACATTGGAGCTTGGAGGCAAATCTCCAAACATCATCCTTCCCGATGCGGATTTCTCAAAAGCAATTCCCGGAGCGCTTAATGGAGTCATGTTCAACCAAGGGCAGGTATGCTGTGCAGGCTCAAGGGTTTATATTCAAAAGAAACATTATGACAATGTTGTGGCCGATATGGCCAGTCATGCCAAAAACATCAAACAAGGAGCAGGCCTAGATCCCAATACACAAATCGGACCGCTTGTTTCAGCGGAACAGCAAAACCGGGTAATGGGATATATCGAAAAGGGTAAAAACGAAGGTGCTGAAGTCTTGGTCGGCGGCAATAAACCAGGTGAACAAGGCTACTTTGTCTCCCCTACCATTTTTGCGGGAGTTGAAGAGGATATGACCATTGCCAAGGAAGAGATCTTCGGGCCTGTCATAGCCGCAATGCCATACGAGGATTTAGACGATGTCATCAATCGTGCGAATGCCAGTGAATATGGCTTGGCTGCCGGCTTATGGACAAGCGACTTGGCGAATGCCCACTATGTCGCAGGAAAACTCCGGGCCGGTACGGTTTGGGTGAACTGTTACAATGCATTCGACGCAGCTTCACCATTCGGAGGTTACAAACAATCCGGTATCGGACGTGAAATGGGATCATATGCACTCGAAAACTATTCGGAAGTGAAAAGTGTCTGGATCAATTTGAGTAAATGA
- a CDS encoding MFS transporter translates to MGNDAKTISQRKLLGVAGLGWMFDALDVGMLSFIIVALKQEWSLTSEQVGWIGSINSIGMAVGAVFFGMMADRIGRKNVFIITLLLFSIASGLSAAVSTLSMFLILRFLIGMGLGGELPVASTLVSESVEASKRGRVVVLLESFWAVGWILAALISFFIIPAYGWRVALLLSAVPALYALYLRLNLPDSPKYTELEKKRRPSAFSNVKVVWKREYLRQTIVLWILWFCVVFSYYGMFLWLPSVMVLKGFSMIQSFEYVLIMTLAQLPGYFSAAWLIEKVGRKFVLITYLIGTAISAYFFGSANELALLIASGMLLSFFNLGAWGALYAYTPEQYPTAVRGTGTGLAAGIGRVGGVLGPLLVGYLVASSTPISTIFTIFTIAILVGAIAVAFGKETKNTVLR, encoded by the coding sequence ATGGGAAATGATGCGAAAACGATCTCGCAACGAAAATTACTTGGTGTTGCGGGACTTGGGTGGATGTTCGATGCACTTGATGTCGGTATGCTTTCCTTCATCATAGTTGCATTGAAACAGGAATGGAGCTTAACCAGTGAACAGGTTGGCTGGATAGGAAGCATAAATTCGATTGGGATGGCCGTTGGAGCCGTTTTCTTTGGGATGATGGCCGATAGGATTGGAAGGAAGAATGTCTTCATCATTACATTATTATTGTTTTCTATCGCAAGCGGTTTGTCTGCCGCTGTCAGTACACTTAGCATGTTCTTGATTTTGCGATTTTTGATAGGAATGGGATTAGGGGGGGAGCTCCCGGTTGCCTCGACATTGGTTTCTGAAAGTGTTGAAGCAAGTAAAAGGGGAAGGGTCGTAGTCCTTCTTGAAAGCTTTTGGGCGGTTGGCTGGATACTGGCTGCACTCATTTCCTTTTTCATCATTCCGGCATATGGCTGGCGTGTTGCACTGCTATTAAGCGCCGTTCCTGCTCTATATGCGTTGTATTTGCGCTTGAACCTGCCGGATTCACCAAAATATACGGAGCTTGAAAAGAAGAGGCGGCCATCTGCATTCAGTAATGTAAAAGTTGTCTGGAAAAGGGAATATTTACGCCAGACGATCGTATTGTGGATATTATGGTTTTGTGTCGTCTTTTCGTATTATGGAATGTTTTTATGGCTGCCGAGTGTCATGGTTCTAAAGGGGTTCAGTATGATCCAAAGTTTCGAATATGTGCTGATCATGACGCTTGCCCAGCTTCCAGGCTATTTTTCGGCAGCATGGCTGATAGAGAAGGTAGGGCGTAAATTCGTTCTGATTACATACTTGATCGGAACGGCTATCAGTGCTTATTTCTTTGGCTCGGCAAATGAGTTAGCATTGCTTATCGCTTCAGGAATGCTTCTGTCATTCTTCAACCTGGGTGCATGGGGTGCGCTTTATGCATATACACCTGAGCAGTACCCAACCGCCGTTCGTGGTACAGGCACGGGGTTAGCGGCTGGCATTGGCAGGGTAGGGGGTGTCCTCGGACCACTCCTTGTTGGGTATTTGGTTGCTTCAAGCACTCCTATTTCAACAATCTTCACTATATTTACAATCGCCATTCTCGTGGGGGCCATAGCGGTAGCTTTCGGAAAAGAAACAAAGAATACTGTTTTGAGATAA
- the thiE gene encoding thiamine phosphate synthase — translation MKKSQIDLSLYLVTEESLELEDLFKIMSQSIAGGVSIVQLREKNTSSLSFYKKAAALKQVLNELSTPLIINDRVDIAIAVGAEGIHIGQDDLPLSVVKQMVPGEMIIGVSVSTLEEALEAERNGADYLGVGSIFPTKTKQDATLMSIRDLEEICRSVSIPAVAIGGINAENISNLSDKGLAGAAVVSAIMNAENPKMASRSLLDIIKNFT, via the coding sequence GTGAAGAAATCGCAAATTGATTTAAGCCTATATTTAGTGACGGAAGAGTCGTTAGAACTTGAAGATTTGTTCAAAATCATGTCACAATCGATTGCTGGAGGTGTTTCAATTGTACAACTTAGAGAGAAAAACACTTCTTCCCTCTCCTTTTATAAAAAAGCTGCGGCACTAAAACAGGTATTGAACGAATTGTCCACTCCCCTGATCATTAATGACAGAGTCGATATAGCGATTGCTGTAGGAGCGGAAGGAATACATATTGGTCAGGACGACCTCCCCCTTTCCGTCGTCAAACAAATGGTTCCGGGAGAAATGATTATCGGGGTATCCGTTTCCACTTTGGAGGAAGCCCTGGAAGCGGAACGTAATGGAGCGGACTATCTCGGTGTTGGTTCGATATTCCCTACAAAAACAAAGCAGGATGCAACGCTAATGTCGATTCGTGATTTAGAGGAAATCTGCCGAAGCGTGTCGATTCCAGCCGTAGCCATCGGAGGTATCAATGCCGAAAACATTTCCAATCTTTCTGATAAAGGGCTAGCAGGTGCCGCTGTCGTATCAGCCATCATGAATGCGGAAAATCCGAAGATGGCATCCAGATCGCTATTGGACATCATAAAGAATTTTACGTAA
- the thiM gene encoding hydroxyethylthiazole kinase, translating to MKLSIADLFEKVRERKPLVHQITNFVTVNDCANATLAIGGSPVMTSSPKEVKDMVSLADALVLNFGTIDERSLEAMEIAGRTANSRNIPVILDPVGVGATPYRTEKANELLKKVSFQVIRGNASEIQRLIGGEIVTRGVDSEELEISNAELAASAANLLDSIIVVSGAIDAVSNGKHTTVIDNGNILLTNVTGTGCMATALIGAFTGVTDDYYAAAVAGISTMSISGELAAENLQQNDGTGTFRVRLIDAISRMNKELWMNGVKISEEIAN from the coding sequence ATGAAACTTTCAATAGCTGACTTGTTTGAAAAAGTAAGAGAAAGAAAACCACTTGTTCACCAAATCACCAACTTTGTTACGGTCAACGACTGTGCGAACGCCACGCTCGCCATCGGTGGATCGCCTGTTATGACATCCAGTCCTAAAGAAGTGAAAGATATGGTCAGTTTAGCAGATGCCTTGGTCCTGAACTTCGGGACAATTGATGAAAGATCCCTGGAGGCCATGGAGATAGCCGGCAGGACGGCGAATTCCAGGAATATCCCTGTCATATTGGATCCAGTGGGAGTTGGGGCCACACCCTATCGAACAGAGAAAGCAAATGAGCTACTGAAGAAGGTCTCCTTCCAGGTCATCCGCGGAAATGCGAGCGAGATCCAGCGTTTGATAGGTGGGGAAATCGTAACACGAGGAGTGGACTCAGAGGAACTTGAGATAAGCAATGCAGAGCTTGCCGCATCTGCAGCAAACCTCCTGGATAGCATCATCGTGGTCAGCGGGGCAATCGATGCTGTTAGCAATGGAAAACATACGACCGTTATTGATAATGGAAACATCCTTTTAACGAATGTAACAGGCACTGGTTGCATGGCTACCGCTCTTATCGGCGCTTTTACCGGCGTCACGGATGACTATTATGCTGCAGCTGTTGCCGGGATTTCGACGATGAGCATTTCAGGGGAACTCGCCGCCGAAAACCTCCAACAAAATGACGGGACAGGAACATTTCGGGTGCGATTAATTGATGCCATATCAAGAATGAATAAGGAATTGTGGATGAACGGAGTGAAGATAAGTGAAGAAATCGCAAATTGA
- the thiD gene encoding bifunctional hydroxymethylpyrimidine kinase/phosphomethylpyrimidine kinase: protein MKKALTIAGSDSGGGAGIQADIKTFSAHGVFGMSVITAVTAQNTMEVRSVQAIDTAIITDQIAAIFEDIHVDAVKIGMLGSKEIVETVADSLTAFSPAIAILDPVMISKSGHHLLDERAVTALKAKLLPLATLVTPNVPEAEVLTGLSIRTEQDFYKACLSLTELGSNAVLLKGGHAEGNPNDLFYDGTNFHWIKGERIDTKNTHGTGCTLSSAITSNMANGLSLRESIEQAKLYISEAIRNSFSIGAGHGPVHHFHSFSKKERSESL from the coding sequence ATGAAAAAAGCACTAACCATCGCAGGCTCTGACTCTGGGGGAGGCGCCGGGATACAAGCCGATATCAAAACATTTTCTGCACACGGTGTTTTTGGAATGTCCGTCATCACGGCCGTTACTGCACAAAACACAATGGAAGTACGTTCCGTGCAGGCGATCGACACTGCAATCATCACTGATCAAATTGCAGCCATTTTTGAAGATATACACGTCGATGCAGTAAAAATAGGCATGCTTGGTTCAAAAGAAATCGTCGAAACAGTCGCTGATTCCTTAACTGCCTTTTCACCTGCCATCGCTATCCTAGATCCAGTCATGATTTCCAAAAGCGGCCACCATTTGCTGGACGAACGAGCCGTTACTGCCCTAAAAGCGAAATTACTTCCGCTTGCAACACTTGTCACCCCTAATGTACCAGAGGCCGAGGTTCTTACTGGCTTATCGATCCGAACCGAGCAAGATTTTTACAAGGCATGCCTTTCCTTGACAGAATTAGGGTCAAATGCCGTTTTACTCAAAGGAGGACATGCAGAGGGGAACCCAAACGACCTTTTTTATGACGGGACGAACTTTCACTGGATCAAGGGAGAAAGGATCGATACAAAAAACACTCACGGTACAGGCTGTACCCTCTCCTCCGCGATTACATCCAACATGGCAAATGGACTATCGCTGCGAGAGTCGATTGAACAGGCTAAGCTCTATATTTCTGAAGCGATACGCAATAGCTTTTCAATAGGTGCAGGACATGGGCCTGTCCATCATTTTCATTCATTTTCAAAAAAAGAGCGGAGTGAATCCCTATGA
- the thiW gene encoding energy coupling factor transporter S component ThiW produces MMFSPIKKMTLTAMITAITTLTSSFLFIPVGFVKAFPIQHLANILTAVLLGPAYAVTQAFLVSLIRNISGTGSIFAFPGSMFGALLAAFLYRRTQRLTFACIGEVTGTGILGSLACYPIAALLLGEKATLFGMLPAFLLSSFSGAIFAFILLKILLKNDYMKGFFHEKSTNHRRL; encoded by the coding sequence ATGATGTTTAGCCCAATTAAAAAAATGACGCTGACGGCAATGATCACGGCCATAACGACTTTAACAAGCTCCTTTCTATTCATCCCGGTAGGATTTGTGAAAGCTTTTCCGATTCAACACCTGGCCAATATCCTGACTGCCGTTTTACTCGGTCCTGCTTATGCGGTAACACAAGCTTTCCTAGTTTCCTTGATTAGAAACATATCTGGCACAGGTTCAATTTTCGCCTTTCCGGGCAGCATGTTCGGTGCCCTCTTGGCTGCTTTCCTTTATCGCAGGACACAACGCTTGACATTCGCATGTATTGGGGAAGTGACGGGGACCGGCATTCTAGGTTCACTTGCCTGCTATCCGATCGCGGCCCTGCTATTGGGCGAAAAGGCGACTCTTTTTGGTATGTTGCCTGCTTTTTTGCTCAGTTCATTTTCAGGTGCCATTTTCGCTTTCATTTTATTGAAAATATTATTAAAAAATGATTATATGAAGGGGTTTTTTCATGAAAAAAGCACTAACCATCGCAGGCTCTGA
- the tenA gene encoding thiaminase II, whose translation MKHTKSKTFSDRLHESAKEIWKRNHSHPFVQAIGNGTLPEHKFAYYLKQDYIYLMDYSKLFALGVIKAHNVETMAKFAEILNETIQIEMDIHRQYALEFGITSKQLEDTEPTPTTLAYSGYMLNAAQHGTLADLIACLLPCAWDYYEIGLLLKERNGKDLDNNRYSKWIESYSSPEFGEAHKWLITLLEELTEGMPEKELQRLEKHFLVTSRYEYLFWDMVQNEQDWPL comes from the coding sequence ATGAAGCATACTAAATCAAAAACCTTCAGTGACAGACTTCATGAAAGTGCAAAGGAAATCTGGAAAAGGAACCATTCACATCCCTTTGTCCAAGCGATCGGGAACGGAACGCTTCCTGAGCATAAATTCGCTTATTACTTAAAGCAAGACTATATCTATTTGATGGATTATTCCAAGCTTTTCGCTTTAGGAGTCATTAAAGCGCATAATGTTGAAACCATGGCAAAATTTGCGGAAATCTTGAATGAAACGATTCAGATTGAAATGGATATCCATAGGCAATATGCCTTGGAATTCGGAATCACCTCCAAGCAATTGGAGGATACCGAGCCTACTCCCACCACACTTGCCTATTCAGGTTATATGCTAAATGCAGCCCAGCATGGGACACTGGCCGACCTGATTGCCTGTCTCCTTCCATGCGCTTGGGATTATTATGAAATCGGCTTGCTTTTAAAAGAACGAAACGGTAAAGACTTGGACAATAATCGCTATTCGAAATGGATTGAATCCTATTCCTCCCCAGAATTTGGTGAAGCGCACAAGTGGCTGATAACCTTATTGGAGGAATTGACGGAAGGTATGCCCGAAAAGGAACTGCAGCGATTGGAAAAGCACTTCTTGGTTACATCCCGCTATGAATATTTATTCTGGGATATGGTTCAAAATGAGCAGGATTGGCCGTTATAG
- a CDS encoding Fur-regulated basic protein FbpA codes for MAEIFKGIEQRKALLIEELLAKGVYKTSDERHLYDAPLKVLEDEYKIVINRTDSESPTEWMT; via the coding sequence ATGGCAGAAATATTCAAGGGTATCGAGCAGAGAAAGGCGTTGCTGATAGAGGAGCTATTGGCGAAAGGAGTATACAAAACCTCTGATGAAAGGCACCTTTATGATGCCCCTTTAAAAGTTTTGGAAGATGAATATAAGATCGTTATAAATAGGACTGATAGTGAATCTCCTACAGAGTGGATGACATAG